In Mycobacterium gallinarum, a single window of DNA contains:
- a CDS encoding SDR family NAD(P)-dependent oxidoreductase, which yields MSGNLDGKVALVTGAGAGIGEGIVRRFADEGAKVVVAEIDSAAGEAVAQSIGGTYVGTDVSDREQVENAVQTALSAYGSIDIVVNNAWGGGGIGRVEKKTDEQLSQGIAVGYYGPFWAMRAAFPHMKERGWGRVINMCSLNGVNAHMGSLEYNAAKEALRALTRTAAREWAPTGVTVNAICPAAKSQAFFRAIGEYPELEAVADAANPMGRMGDPYDDIAPVAVFLAGEGSRYLTGNTLFVDGGGHINGTPWAPDLGD from the coding sequence ATGAGCGGAAACCTCGACGGCAAGGTGGCGCTGGTGACCGGCGCCGGCGCGGGCATCGGCGAGGGCATCGTCCGACGCTTCGCCGATGAGGGTGCCAAGGTGGTGGTCGCCGAGATCGACTCGGCGGCAGGCGAAGCCGTCGCCCAGTCGATAGGCGGAACGTATGTCGGCACGGACGTGTCCGACCGCGAGCAGGTCGAAAACGCGGTGCAGACCGCGCTGTCGGCGTACGGGTCCATCGACATCGTGGTGAACAACGCCTGGGGCGGCGGCGGGATCGGCCGGGTCGAGAAGAAGACCGACGAACAACTGTCGCAGGGCATCGCCGTCGGCTACTACGGTCCGTTCTGGGCGATGCGCGCTGCGTTCCCGCACATGAAGGAGCGCGGCTGGGGTCGGGTCATCAACATGTGCAGCCTCAATGGCGTCAATGCCCATATGGGCTCATTGGAGTACAACGCGGCCAAAGAGGCGCTGCGTGCCCTCACCCGCACCGCGGCACGGGAGTGGGCGCCCACGGGCGTCACCGTCAACGCGATCTGCCCGGCGGCCAAGAGCCAGGCCTTCTTTCGCGCAATCGGCGAGTACCCCGAGCTGGAGGCGGTAGCCGATGCGGCGAACCCGATGGGACGCATGGGCGACCCCTATGACGACATCGCGCCCGTTGCGGTGTTCCTGGCCGGCGAAGGCTCGCGTTACCTGACGGGCAACACGCTGTTCGTCGATGGCGGCGGTCACATCAACGGCACACCGTGGGCCCCTGATCTCGGCGACTAG
- a CDS encoding nuclear transport factor 2 family protein yields MNDERIFELERRLERIEEERAIERLIASYGPLVDAGEADAAAQLWATDGSYDVEGWSMRSREDVAAMVRSDAHQGLIHRGCSHFLGPAVVTVDGMDAVAVCESILLVHRGEGFVVARAGVNHFRLQLIDDRWQIVERTTRTLDGKSEARDLLASGIAGS; encoded by the coding sequence TTGAACGACGAGCGGATTTTCGAACTGGAACGACGGCTCGAACGCATCGAGGAGGAGCGCGCGATCGAGCGGTTGATCGCCTCGTACGGTCCGCTGGTCGACGCCGGTGAAGCCGACGCCGCGGCACAGTTGTGGGCCACCGACGGGAGCTACGACGTGGAAGGCTGGTCGATGCGCAGCCGCGAGGACGTGGCGGCCATGGTGCGCTCCGACGCCCATCAGGGGCTGATCCACCGGGGCTGCAGTCATTTCCTGGGCCCGGCGGTGGTGACCGTCGATGGCATGGACGCGGTGGCGGTGTGCGAGTCGATCCTGTTGGTTCATCGCGGCGAGGGGTTCGTCGTCGCGCGCGCAGGAGTCAACCACTTCCGGCTGCAGCTCATCGACGACCGTTGGCAGATCGTCGAACGCACGACACGGACGCTGGACGGCAAATCGGAGGCACGCGATCTTCTGGCGTCGGGGATCGCAGGCTCATGA
- a CDS encoding SDR family NAD(P)-dependent oxidoreductase, producing the protein MELSKYGPWAVVAGGSEGVGAEFARQLAAAGINLVLIARKPDPLAETAETCRALGVEVRTLAVDLVSADAVTRIADATSDLEVGLLIYNAGANTCSEHFLDGALSDFGRVIDLNIGTMLALVQHFGRPMRDRRRGGILMVGSMAGYLGSMRHTVYGGVKAFGRIFAEGLWLELRDYGVDVLELVLGVTRTPAMERVGLNFDVPGMRVANPADVAREGLEQLPHGPIHIAGGNGDDIARRNDPDRVKVVLGTHKFMEKLMGSG; encoded by the coding sequence ATGGAGCTATCGAAGTATGGGCCGTGGGCCGTCGTCGCTGGCGGCTCCGAGGGCGTCGGCGCGGAATTCGCGCGGCAGTTGGCTGCCGCGGGAATCAACCTCGTCCTGATCGCCCGAAAGCCCGATCCCCTGGCCGAGACCGCGGAAACGTGTCGTGCCCTGGGCGTCGAAGTACGAACACTCGCTGTGGATTTGGTGTCGGCCGACGCGGTGACTCGCATCGCGGACGCCACTTCCGACCTCGAGGTGGGTCTGCTCATCTACAACGCGGGTGCGAACACCTGCAGCGAGCACTTCCTGGATGGTGCGCTGAGCGACTTCGGCAGGGTGATCGACCTCAACATCGGCACCATGCTGGCACTGGTGCAGCACTTCGGCAGGCCGATGCGGGATCGCCGGCGCGGCGGCATCCTGATGGTCGGCTCGATGGCCGGCTACCTCGGATCGATGCGCCACACCGTATACGGGGGTGTGAAGGCCTTTGGGCGCATCTTCGCCGAAGGGTTGTGGCTCGAGCTACGCGATTACGGCGTCGACGTGCTGGAGTTGGTGCTCGGAGTCACCCGCACCCCGGCCATGGAGCGCGTCGGGCTGAACTTCGATGTCCCCGGCATGCGCGTCGCCAACCCCGCGGACGTCGCCCGCGAGGGTCTCGAACAACTCCCCCACGGCCCGATCCATATCGCAGGGGGCAATGGCGATGACATCGCTCGTCGAAACGATCCCGACCGCGTGAAAGTGGTTCTCGGTACGCACAAGTTCATGGAAAAACTCATGGGATCCGGTTAG